Proteins from a genomic interval of Chionomys nivalis chromosome 7, mChiNiv1.1, whole genome shotgun sequence:
- the Ccdc47 gene encoding PAT complex subunit CCDC47 translates to MKTFYTFCAVLLVFGSVSEAKFDDFEDEEDIVEYDDNDFAEFEDVMEDSVTESPQRVITTEDDEDETTVELEGQDENQEGDFEDADTQEGDTESEPYDDEEFEGYEDKPDTSSSKNKDPITIVDVPAHLQNSWESYYLEILMVTGLLAYIMNYIIGKNKNSRLAQAWFNSHRELLESNFTLVGDDGTNKEAASTGKLNQENEHIYNLWCSGRVCCEGMLIQLRFLKRQDLLNVLARMMRPVSDQVQIKVTMNDEDMDTYVFAVGTRKALVRLQKEMQDLSEFCSDKPKSGAKYGLPDSLAILSEMGEVTEGMMDTKMVHFLTHYADKIESVHFSDQFSGPKIMQEEGQPLKLPDTKRTLLFTFNVPGSGNTYPKDMEALLPLMNMVIYSIDKAKKFRLNREGKQRADKNRARVEENFLKLTHVQRQEAAQSRREEKKRAEKERIMNEEDPEKQRRLEEAALRREQKKLEKKQMKMKQIKVKAM, encoded by the exons ATGAAAACCTTCTACACTTTCTGTGCTGTCCTTTTGGTGTTTGGGAGTGTCTCTGAAGCCAAGTTTGATGATTTCGAGGATGAGGAAGACATAGTAGAGTATGATGATAATGATTTCGCTGAGTTTGAGGATGTCATGGAAGACTCTGTTACGGAATCTCCTCAGCGAGTGATAACCACTGAAGATGATGAAGATGAGACCACTGTGGAGTTGGAAGGGCAGGATGAAAACCAAGAAGGAGATTTTGAAGATGCAGATACCCAG gagGGAGATACTGAAAGTGAGCCATATGATGATGAAGAATTTGAGGGTTATGAAGACAAACCAGATACCTCTTCTAGCAAAAATAAAGACCCAATAACAATCGTTGAT GTCCCTGCACACCTCCAGAACAGCTGGGAGAGTTACTATCTAGAGATTCTGATGGTGACTGGTCTGCTTGCCTATATCATGAACTACATCATTGGGAAGAATAAGAACAGCCGGCTTGCTCAGGCCTGGTTTAACTCTCATAGAGAACTTTTGGAGAGCAATTTTACCTTAGTGG GGGATGATGGAACTAACAAAGAAGCCGCAAGCACGGGAAAGTTGAATCAGGAGAATGAACACATTTATAACCTGTGGTGTTCTGGTCGAGTGTGCTGTGAAGGCATGCTTATCCAGCTGAGG TTCCTTAAGAGACAAGACTTACTTAATGTCCTGGCCCGGATGATGAGGCCAGTGAGTGATCAAGTG caaataaaagtaACCATGAATGATGAGGACATGGATACATACGTGTTTGCTGTTGGCACTCGCAAAGCTTTGGTGCGGCTGCAGAAAGAGATGCAGGATCTG agCGAGTTCTGTAGTGATAAACCTAAGTCTGGAGCAAAGTATGGACTGCCAGACTCGTTGGCCATCCTGTCAGAAATGGGAGAAGTCACAGAGGGCATGATGGACACAAAG atggttCACTTTCTTACACACTATGCTGACAAGATTGAATCCGTCCATTTTTCAGACCAGTTTTCTGGTCCAAAGATCATGCAAGA GGAGGGTCAGCCTTTAAAGCTGCCCGACACTAAGAGGACACTACTGTTTACATTTAATG TGCCTGGCTCAGGTAACACGTACCCAAAGGATATGGAGGCTTTGCTACCCCTGATGAACATGGTGATTTATTCTATTGACAAAGCCAAAAAGTTTCGACTCAACAGAGAA GGTAAACAAAGAGCAGATAAGAACCGGGCCCGTGTGGAAGAGAACTTCTTGAAACTGACCCatgtgcagagacaggaggctgcaCAGTCGCGGcgtgaagagaagaaaagagccGAGAAGGAGCGGATCATGAATGAGGAAGACCCTGAGAAGCAGCGCAGGCTGGAG GAAGCTGCTTTGAGGAGAGAACAAAAGAAGTTGGAGAAGAAGcagatgaaaatgaaacaaatcaaagTGAAAGCCATGTAA